In one Polaribacter sp. ALD11 genomic region, the following are encoded:
- a CDS encoding division/cell wall cluster transcriptional repressor MraZ → MINLIGTYECKADAKGRVMFASALKKQLQPILNEGFVIKRAVFQPCLELYSMEEWSLMMNKLNKLNKFVKKNNDFIRRFTAGVKVVEFDAAGRVLIPKDLCDFAGIKKQVVLSSAVNIIEIWDKDNYEKAIDDAALDFADLAEEVMGNTELDEVS, encoded by the coding sequence GTGATAAATCTAATTGGTACATACGAATGTAAGGCAGATGCTAAAGGTAGGGTGATGTTTGCGTCGGCTCTAAAGAAGCAGTTGCAACCAATTTTAAATGAGGGGTTTGTCATAAAAAGAGCAGTTTTTCAACCTTGTTTAGAGTTGTATTCTATGGAAGAATGGAGTTTAATGATGAATAAGTTGAACAAGCTGAATAAGTTTGTTAAAAAGAATAATGATTTTATTAGAAGGTTTACAGCAGGTGTAAAGGTAGTAGAATTTGATGCTGCTGGTAGAGTTTTAATCCCGAAAGATTTATGTGATTTTGCAGGAATTAAAAAACAAGTTGTTTTGTCTTCAGCGGTTAATATTATAGAAATCTGGGACAAAGACAATTATGAAAAAGCAATTGATGACGCCGCTTTAGATTTTGCAGATTTAGCTGAAGAAGTAATGGGAAATACAGAATTAGATGAAGTATCATAG
- a CDS encoding alpha/beta fold hydrolase: MTDKLKTEGKFTYAEAGEGPAIIVLHGLMGALSNFGATFNHFSNNGYKVLIPELPLYSLPLLKTNVKNLAEFLKEFMELKKIDNAILLGNSLGGHIGLYFTKHYQEKVNALVLTGSSGLYEKAMGDSFPKRGNYEYIKEKTKGVFYDPAIGTKEMVDDVFKIVNDRSSVIRTLAIAKSAIRHNMANDLPDMKQPTCLIWGKQDIVTPPEVAEDFHKILPDSDLFWIDKCGHAAMMEQPEEFNTILHKWLIDRNL, encoded by the coding sequence ATGACTGACAAGTTAAAAACCGAAGGGAAATTTACATATGCAGAAGCAGGAGAAGGACCTGCTATAATTGTTTTACATGGATTAATGGGGGCTTTAAGTAATTTCGGTGCTACATTTAACCATTTTTCTAATAATGGATATAAAGTTTTAATTCCTGAATTACCTTTATACTCGCTTCCTCTTTTAAAAACAAATGTTAAAAATCTAGCAGAATTTTTGAAGGAATTTATGGAGTTAAAAAAAATAGACAATGCTATTTTATTAGGTAATTCTTTAGGCGGCCACATTGGTTTGTATTTTACAAAACATTACCAAGAAAAAGTGAATGCACTTGTTTTAACAGGAAGTTCTGGCTTGTATGAAAAGGCAATGGGAGATAGTTTTCCTAAAAGAGGAAACTATGAATATATAAAGGAAAAAACAAAGGGCGTTTTTTATGATCCAGCAATTGGAACAAAGGAAATGGTAGATGACGTTTTTAAAATTGTAAATGATAGGAGCTCTGTAATACGAACTTTAGCAATTGCAAAAAGTGCCATTAGACACAATATGGCAAACGATTTACCAGACATGAAACAACCTACCTGTTTAATTTGGGGAAAACAAGACATTGTAACTCCACCAGAAGTAGCAGAAGATTTTCATAAAATTTTACCAGATTCAGATTTATTTTGGATTGATAAATGCGGACATGCTGCAATGATGGAACAACCAGAAGAGTTCAATACAATTCTTCATAAATGGCTTATCGACAGAAACCTATAA
- the ade gene encoding adenine deaminase, translating to MIVQGNIVDIQNKRIFKGEVEVKNGKILEIIEADHKQENFILPGFIDAHIHIESSMLVPSEFAKIAVIHGTVATVSDPHEIANVLGVKGVDFMIENGKKVPLKFNFGAPSCVPATSFESAGAIINADDIKLMMENPDIKYLAEMMNYPGVLFDDEEVLAKIQHAKNNNKPIDGHAPGLRGEEATKYISAGISTDHECFTYDEALEKLQKGMKMIIREGSAAKNFEALINLLPEHFENMMFCSDDKHPDDLLLGHINQLCERAVAKGVDVFKILQAACVNPVKHYNLDVGLLSKGDDADFILVDNLKEFNVLETYISGELVAKNGESFIKSVPFEVLNNFNTDTKKVEDFRFESSSAKIRVIEALDGELVTNQIEADTLIIDGNLVSNVSTDVLKMTVVNRYKNEVPAIAFIKNFGLKEGAIASSVGHDSHNIIAVGVSDEAICKAVNLIIENSGGICAVNDSEEKIVSLPVAGIMSDLSAEEVGKAYAELDTMAKQMGSKLRAPYMSLSFMALLVIPSLKLSDKGLFDGTSFKFTSLEIN from the coding sequence ATGATTGTACAAGGAAATATTGTTGATATACAAAATAAACGAATTTTTAAAGGAGAAGTCGAGGTTAAAAACGGCAAAATTTTAGAAATTATAGAAGCAGATCACAAGCAAGAAAACTTTATTTTACCTGGTTTTATCGATGCACATATTCACATAGAAAGCTCTATGTTGGTACCTTCAGAATTTGCAAAAATTGCCGTTATTCATGGTACTGTTGCAACGGTTTCAGACCCACATGAAATTGCCAATGTTTTAGGTGTAAAAGGAGTCGATTTTATGATTGAAAACGGAAAGAAAGTTCCGTTAAAGTTTAATTTTGGTGCTCCGAGTTGTGTTCCAGCAACTTCTTTCGAAAGTGCTGGCGCAATTATAAATGCAGATGATATTAAGTTGATGATGGAAAATCCTGATATTAAATATCTTGCAGAAATGATGAATTATCCTGGTGTTTTATTCGACGATGAAGAGGTTTTAGCGAAAATTCAGCATGCAAAAAATAACAACAAGCCAATTGATGGTCACGCTCCAGGTTTAAGAGGAGAAGAGGCAACGAAATATATTTCTGCCGGAATTTCTACAGATCATGAGTGTTTTACATATGATGAGGCTTTAGAGAAGCTTCAAAAAGGAATGAAGATGATTATTAGAGAGGGGTCTGCGGCAAAAAACTTCGAAGCTTTGATAAATTTATTGCCAGAACATTTCGAAAATATGATGTTTTGCTCCGACGATAAACACCCAGATGATTTGTTATTAGGACATATCAATCAGCTTTGTGAAAGAGCAGTAGCAAAAGGAGTTGATGTTTTTAAGATCTTACAAGCAGCTTGTGTAAACCCTGTAAAACATTACAATTTAGACGTTGGTTTGCTAAGTAAAGGAGATGATGCCGATTTTATTTTGGTTGATAATTTAAAGGAATTCAATGTTTTAGAAACATATATTAGTGGAGAATTGGTTGCTAAAAATGGAGAATCTTTTATCAAATCGGTTCCTTTTGAAGTGTTGAATAATTTTAATACGGATACAAAAAAAGTTGAAGACTTTAGATTTGAGTCGTCATCAGCAAAAATTAGAGTTATAGAGGCTCTAGATGGCGAATTGGTTACGAATCAAATTGAAGCAGATACTTTAATTATAGATGGTAATTTAGTATCTAATGTTTCTACAGATGTTTTAAAGATGACGGTTGTAAATCGTTATAAAAATGAGGTTCCAGCAATTGCATTCATCAAAAACTTCGGATTAAAAGAAGGTGCGATTGCAAGTTCTGTTGGGCACGACTCTCATAATATTATTGCCGTTGGTGTTTCTGATGAGGCAATTTGTAAGGCAGTGAACTTAATAATCGAGAATAGCGGAGGAATTTGTGCTGTAAATGATTCTGAAGAAAAAATAGTTTCTTTACCCGTTGCCGGAATTATGTCTGATTTATCTGCAGAAGAAGTAGGAAAGGCGTATGCAGAATTAGATACAATGGCGAAACAAATGGGAAGTAAATTAAGAGCGCCATACATGAGTTTGTCTTTTATGGCGTTGTTGGTTATTCCTTCTTTAAAATTGTCTGACAAAGGTTTATTTGATGGAACTTCTTTTAAATTTACTTCGTTAGAAATTAACTAA
- the yihA gene encoding ribosome biogenesis GTP-binding protein YihA/YsxC produces the protein MKIKSAEFVMSNSNVINAPKDRIPEYAFIGRSNVGKSSLINMLMERKDLAKISGKPGKTQLINHFKINDEWFLVDLPGYGYASVSKKKRVIFQYFIENYFKEREQLVCTFVLIDSRHDPQKIDLDFMQFLGENRIPFCIVFTKADKLGSSKLNKQITSYKKKLLQHWETLPTSFLTSSASRLGREEFLTFLDGVNEDVAKDFK, from the coding sequence ATGAAAATTAAGTCTGCAGAATTTGTAATGAGTAACAGTAATGTTATAAATGCACCAAAGGATAGAATACCAGAATACGCTTTTATTGGCCGCTCTAATGTTGGTAAATCTTCATTAATTAACATGTTAATGGAGCGAAAAGATTTGGCAAAAATTTCTGGAAAACCAGGAAAAACCCAACTTATAAATCATTTTAAAATAAATGACGAATGGTTTTTAGTAGATTTACCAGGGTATGGTTATGCTTCTGTTTCTAAAAAGAAAAGAGTAATCTTTCAATATTTTATAGAAAATTACTTTAAAGAAAGAGAACAATTGGTTTGTACTTTTGTTTTAATAGATTCTAGACACGACCCGCAAAAAATAGATTTAGATTTCATGCAATTTTTGGGTGAAAATCGAATTCCGTTTTGCATTGTTTTTACAAAAGCAGACAAATTAGGAAGTTCTAAACTAAACAAGCAAATAACTTCTTACAAAAAGAAATTATTACAACATTGGGAAACATTACCTACATCTTTTTTAACTTCTTCTGCTTCTCGTTTAGGTAGAGAAGAGTTTTTAACTTTTCTTGATGGCGTAAATGAAGATGTTGCTAAAGATTTTAAATAA
- the rsmH gene encoding 16S rRNA (cytosine(1402)-N(4))-methyltransferase RsmH yields the protein MKYHSPVLLKESVDALAIKEDGVYVDVTFGGGGHSREILSRLGENGRLFGFDQDPDALENIIDDARFTLIPENFRYISRFLRFHGVKKVDGVLADLGVSSHQFDEAERGFSTRFDGDLDMRMNQKSKVSAKQIIGSYSEEKLADILFLYGELRNSRNIAKTIVEKRQEEKIETSFQLKEVLKKYLPNAKEHKILAQIFQAIRIEVNEELDVLKEFLEQMPNLLKEEGRLSVISYHSLEDRLVKRFIRTGMFSGEPEKDVFGNIDVPMQKVGKLIIPSQEEININNRARSAKLRIATLSK from the coding sequence ATGAAGTATCATAGTCCAGTTTTATTAAAAGAAAGCGTAGATGCATTAGCTATTAAAGAAGATGGTGTTTATGTAGATGTTACGTTTGGTGGTGGAGGTCATTCAAGAGAAATTTTGAGCAGACTTGGTGAAAACGGAAGGTTGTTTGGTTTTGATCAAGATCCTGACGCTTTAGAGAATATAATTGATGATGCACGTTTTACTTTAATACCAGAGAACTTTAGATATATTTCAAGGTTTTTAAGGTTTCATGGTGTGAAAAAAGTAGATGGAGTCTTAGCTGATTTAGGGGTTTCTTCTCATCAGTTTGATGAGGCTGAACGAGGTTTTTCTACTCGTTTTGACGGTGATTTAGACATGAGAATGAATCAGAAATCTAAGGTTTCTGCGAAGCAAATTATCGGTAGTTATTCTGAAGAAAAATTAGCAGATATTTTGTTTTTATATGGAGAATTAAGAAATTCTAGAAATATAGCAAAAACGATTGTTGAAAAAAGGCAAGAAGAAAAAATTGAAACAAGTTTTCAGTTGAAAGAGGTTTTAAAGAAATATTTACCGAATGCAAAAGAACATAAAATTTTAGCTCAAATATTTCAGGCAATTAGAATTGAAGTAAATGAAGAGTTAGATGTTTTAAAAGAATTCTTAGAACAAATGCCAAATTTATTAAAAGAAGAAGGAAGGTTGAGTGTAATCTCATATCATTCTTTAGAAGATAGATTGGTAAAGAGGTTTATAAGAACGGGCATGTTTAGTGGCGAGCCAGAAAAAGATGTTTTTGGAAATATAGATGTTCCTATGCAAAAAGTAGGGAAATTAATAATACCTAGTCAAGAAGAAATTAACATTAATAATAGAGCGCGTAGTGCTAAATTAAGAATTGCAACTTTAAGTAAGTAG
- a CDS encoding FtsL-like putative cell division protein, with product MSKIKKSVYDFLRGSFLTDESAFKNWRIIIFVVGLLLIMISSSHKADKKVIKISELNKLKRELRAEYVDTGTILMRMKMESSVREKAKHRGLMPSKTPPKKIKVTYKND from the coding sequence ATGTCTAAAATTAAAAAAAGTGTATATGATTTTCTAAGAGGAAGTTTCCTTACAGATGAATCTGCTTTTAAAAATTGGCGCATTATAATTTTTGTAGTTGGTCTGCTTTTAATAATGATTTCAAGTTCTCATAAAGCAGATAAGAAAGTAATAAAAATCTCTGAATTAAATAAATTAAAAAGAGAATTAAGGGCTGAGTACGTAGATACTGGTACTATTTTGATGAGAATGAAAATGGAATCTAGTGTCAGAGAAAAAGCAAAACATAGAGGCTTAATGCCTTCGAAAACCCCTCCAAAGAAAATAAAAGTAACCTATAAAAACGATTAA
- a CDS encoding RluA family pseudouridine synthase, whose amino-acid sequence MQSTKENLQVLFEDNHIIIVNKRAGDITQGDKTGDKPLSDVIKEYVKDKYNKPGNVFIGTVHRLDRPTSGIVIFARTSKALERLNKMLRDKTINKTYWALVKSPPKKTADTLINFLKKDTKKNKSFVYKKEIEGSKNAILHYNVIKKLENYFLIEIDLETGRHHQIRTQLSHIGSAIKGDLKYGFPRSNKDGSISLHARKIKFTHPVSKEEIAVTAPTPKDIIWDACN is encoded by the coding sequence ATGCAATCTACTAAAGAGAATTTACAAGTTTTATTTGAAGACAATCATATAATTATTGTAAACAAAAGAGCTGGCGATATTACCCAAGGTGATAAAACCGGAGACAAACCTTTAAGTGATGTAATTAAAGAGTACGTAAAAGATAAGTACAACAAACCAGGAAATGTTTTTATTGGAACTGTTCACAGATTAGATAGACCAACTTCTGGTATTGTAATTTTTGCTAGAACATCTAAAGCTTTAGAGCGATTAAACAAGATGTTACGCGATAAAACCATCAATAAAACATACTGGGCACTTGTAAAAAGTCCACCAAAGAAAACAGCAGATACTTTAATTAATTTCTTAAAAAAGGACACGAAAAAAAACAAATCTTTTGTGTACAAGAAAGAAATTGAAGGCAGTAAAAACGCAATTCTACATTACAACGTTATTAAAAAATTAGAAAACTATTTTCTGATAGAAATTGACTTAGAAACGGGTAGACATCATCAAATTAGAACACAACTATCTCATATTGGAAGCGCTATTAAAGGTGATTTAAAATACGGCTTCCCTCGCTCGAACAAAGATGGAAGTATTAGCTTACATGCTCGAAAAATAAAATTCACCCATCCGGTTTCTAAAGAAGAAATAGCAGTTACAGCGCCTACACCAAAAGATATTATTTGGGACGCTTGTAATTAA